The proteins below are encoded in one region of Candidatus Neomarinimicrobiota bacterium:
- a CDS encoding DUF84 family protein: MKIACASKRKPKLDALDEAMKLISEQLDIQEWSIDAYSIDSGVSETPRMREEIINGALNRVITMQEMLIDNPGSVDFYVGMEGGFHRININGENITFIEGWAAVSDGSAVNIGSSPNLSIPKKLAHYVYEENESLSTAIDRYSGLAEVRDRQGVFGVLTGNILTRELSFKSALITAFAPFYNKEYYENE; the protein is encoded by the coding sequence ATGAAAATCGCCTGCGCATCGAAGCGAAAACCTAAATTAGACGCTCTCGATGAGGCTATGAAGCTTATTTCGGAACAGTTGGATATTCAAGAGTGGAGCATAGATGCTTACTCGATAGACTCGGGGGTCAGTGAAACGCCCAGAATGAGGGAAGAAATAATAAACGGGGCTTTAAACAGGGTAATAACAATGCAGGAGATGCTGATTGATAATCCCGGCTCTGTTGATTTTTACGTCGGTATGGAAGGTGGATTTCACAGGATAAACATAAACGGTGAAAATATTACATTTATCGAGGGGTGGGCTGCCGTGTCGGACGGCAGCGCAGTCAATATCGGCTCATCTCCGAATTTAAGCATACCGAAGAAGTTGGCTCATTACGTTTATGAAGAAAATGAAAGCCTGTCAACAGCCATAGACAGGTATTCAGGATTGGCTGAAGTCAGAGACCGTCAGGGAGTATTCGGAGTTTTGACCGGCAATATTTTGACGAGAGAGTTAAGCTTTAAGTCAGCATTGATAACTGCATTCGCGCCATTTTACAATAAGGAATATTATGAAAACGAATAA
- a CDS encoding PqqD family protein, whose translation MRNKEKKTEVNLLELVPKRILEWEYTDDGLVTLKIPKFRGKLGNFITSKMNSPDYTVQLDAVGSFVWKECDGEKNVLEISQKMKDEFGDDVEPLYERISFFIKTLTSSKAIELL comes from the coding sequence GTGCGAAATAAAGAGAAAAAAACTGAAGTTAACTTACTCGAACTTGTTCCCAAGAGAATATTAGAGTGGGAATATACCGATGACGGCTTGGTCACGCTGAAGATACCCAAGTTTAGAGGAAAGTTGGGGAATTTCATCACTTCAAAAATGAATTCCCCGGATTATACGGTTCAATTAGATGCGGTCGGCTCCTTTGTGTGGAAAGAGTGCGACGGAGAAAAGAACGTTCTGGAGATTTCTCAGAAAATGAAAGATGAGTTTGGAGATGATGTCGAACCCTTATACGAACGTATATCATTTTTTATAAAAACGTTGACATCTTCAAAAGCTATAGAACTATTATGA